The Pseudomonas viciae genomic interval ACGACATAGGCGTGGTTCGCAATGACGCCAAGCAAGTTTACCTGCAGCAGCAAGGCTTTACCCGGCTGGTGGTGTCGGTCGATAACCACGATAACTTTCAGAAGCTGCTGAATCATCAGATCCAGTTGCTACCGATGCCCGAAAATACGGCGCGCCTGATGAGCAAGGATGCCGCTGTGGATTTCACTTCACTGGAGGAAGTCTACTCCCTTGATGAGCGGCCCCATCGGGTACACCTGGCCTTCAGTCTGAGCACTTCGAACGAAGTCGTCGCCAAGGCCCAGCGGGCTTTCGAGCAGCTCAAGGCATCAGGCGAAGTAGCGCGGATCATGCGCGAAGAGCCGTAGGTAACGGTCGCCTGCCAGTCCCCCCCTGAAACGGGCAAGGCAATAGCGGGTACGGTTTGTGGTCTATAGTTCTTTCAGGTCCGATTTTTTTGCTCGGGCAATCAGGAGCGTCCCCCCCTCCTCGAGCGATTATCGCGCCGCATAACCGCAAGCCTTCAGTATTGAAACGATGCAGGGAGCACATCATGCTGATCCAACAGCCGAATACCGCGAGGTCGGCCCCTGGCATCGAGAATTCCCCGGGCGCCATTTCTGTTACCACGGATAAACTGTTTCGGCGCGTCTTCGACCAGACTAAAGAAGCCTACATTTTATTCCCGCTATTAGCCGTGCTCCTGTTACTGGCCATCTGGACGGCCACCCTGTACCTGATCAAGGTCGAACAGATTCGCGCCCAGCAGGGAGCAGCGACAGCGAGCATGGAAATCGGCGCCACGTACGAAGCACAAATGTTGCGCGCCATTCATGAGATTGATCAGACCCTCAAGCTGGTCAAATACACCTACGAGACTGAGGGTGAGCGCAATCCCCTGCCCCGACTCAAGGAACGCGCATTGTTGCCGCCGGCCCTGGTGTTTGACGTCAGTGTGGTCAATCCGCGCGGAGAGCTGGTGGCGAGCACACGGGGGCACGAGAGTGAAAAAAACGCCGACCCGGACGAGCAGCAGGCACTGCAGAACAACGATTCACTGTTGATCAGTCGTCCTTGGAAAAGCCCTGAGACAGGCGAATGGCGATTACGCTTCAGTCGCCGGCTGAATGCAGCGGGTGGCGCGTTTTCCGGAATCGCCAGGGTTGAGGTCGATGCCGCCTATTTCGTCAGCAGCTACGACGCCTCGAAGCTCGGCGACCAGGGCGCACTCGGACTCCTGGGCACTGACGGCATCTTCCGCGTACGACGCACCGGGGAGGCAGTATTGGCCGGTGATGCGGTCGATTACGCGGCGGTGGTGCCAGACACCGAAAATACCGAGGCGGTACTCTCGGTCAATGCATGGGACGGTGTACGGCGCTACACCAGCGCCCGCCAACTCTACGATTTGCCGCTGGCGGTGATTGTCGGTTTGTCCGAGAAGGAACAATTGGCCGCAGTGACTCGACAAGCGCACACCTACCTCTGGCGGGCGGCGGGCGGCAGCCTGGTGCTGGTGTTGTTGGTGGGGCTGCTCGCCCGGATGAGTTGGCAACTGGCGCAAAGCCGCTTGCGCGCCGCCGAAACCCAGACTCAACTCGCCGCGGTAGCCCGCCAGGCCGGCATGGCAGAAATCGCCACCAACGTGCTGCATAACGTCGGCAACGTGCTTAATAGCGTGAATATCTCCGCAGAGCTGGTCACCCGTAAGCTGCGCAACAGCAAGGCCTTGGGGCTTGGCAAGGCGGTGCAATTGATGAACCAGCATGCCGAAGATCTGGGTGATTACATCTCCCATGACGAGAAAGGCAAGCTTCTGCCTGGTTACCTGAACCAACTGGTGGAGGCCCTGGCGGTCGAGCAACAAAGCATGACCAACGAACTTGAGCAACTGAGCAAAAGCGTTGATCACATCAAGGAAATCGTCTCCGCGCAGCAATCCTATGCAGGCGCTTCCAGCATCGCCGAGGCCGTACAAATAAAGGAACTGATCGAGGACGCCCTGCGCATGAACGCCGGAATAATCGCGGCACGCCAGATAACCGTGGTGCGAGACTTCGCAGAAACGCCCTTGCTGCAGCTGGACAAACACCGGGTACTGCTGATCCTGGTCAACCTGATAAAAAATGCCAGCAGTGCGATGGATGACAGACTGGAACGTAGCCCTCAGATCACCCTTCACAGTGAAGTCCAGCAAGAAAACACCTTGGCTATCAAGGTGATCGACAACGGTGAAGGTATTGCGTCAGAGAACCTGACGCGGATTTTTGCCCATGGCTTCACCACGCGCAAAGATGGCCACGGGTTTGGCTTGCACAGCTGCGTCCTGGCAGCCATGGAGATGGGAGGCTCACTGGAGGCGCACAGCGATGGGCCAGGAAAAGGGGCGACCTTTACGCTCAAGCTGGCGATCTAGGCTACTCTTCGGTTCGTGCCTCACGCAGTTTCAGCCAACGTTACAAGGAACAGAACGAATGGCGGCAGACCCGTGGCAAAACTAAATACCCTGGCGCTGGCAGTGGTGACCTTGCAGGCCAGCGCCGTCAACGCCGGCGCCCCAGACACGTCGATGTTTTCGCTAAGCACTTTCGGCACAGTGGGGATAGTCCATTCCAGCGAGAGAAAAGCTGACTTCACCTCCACTATCTTCAAACCCAACGGTGCAGGTCACTCACGCAGTTGGAGCGCCGACGTCGACAGTTTGATGGGTGCCCAGGTGATCGCCACGTTCACTCCCCAGCTTTCCGCCGTGGTACAAGTCATTTCAGAGCAGCGTTACGACAACAGCTATCGGCCCTTCGTCGAGTGGGCCAACATCAAATATCAGTTCACGCCGGATTTCAGCGCACGTGTCGGCCGCACCGTTTTGCCGGTTTTCTTGCTCTCCGACACCCGAAAAGTGGGGTACACCCTGCCCTGGGTGCGTCCACCGATGGAGGTTTACAGCCTGATTCCCATCACCAGCAGCGACGGCGTGGACCTCAGCTACAGATTTCATGTCGATGAACTCACCAATACCGTGCAGGGTAACTACGGCCAGCACGACAGCCGCCAGCCCGACGGTGCCGGCAAGGCGATGGCAAGGAATCTGTGGGGCATTACCAACACCACCGAGTTCGGCGCCCTGACCACGCGCATCACCTATATGAAAACCGACCTGACCGTGGAGCAATTCAATTCACTCTTCGATACGTTCAGGGCGTTCGGTGCAGAAGGCAACGCTATTGCCAAACGTTACGACTCCAATGACACACCCGTCGGTTTTTTCGGGATAGGCGCCAGCTACGATCCGGGCGACTGGTTCGTCATGAGCGAGTGGGGGCGTCTCGATAGTCGCTCCGCGTTAGGCACCACAAGCGCCTGGTATGTCAGCGGTGGCTACCGGGTCGAGGCATTCACCCCCTACATCACTTACGCGCGATCCAGGACGGAATCTGAAACCTCCGCCTCGGGTTTGACGGTGTCGACTTTACCCCCCGCCTTCGCTGAGGCTGCTGTCGGCCTCAACGGCGCCCTCAACACCATCCTGGGATCTGGTGAAGGCCGCCAAACACTTTCCCTTGGCGTGCGCTGGGACTTCACGAAGAACATGGACGCCAAATTGCAGTACGACCACACACGTCTCAAGGGCAACTCTGTCGGTCCGTTGATCAACCCCCAACCAGACTTTGAGCCGGGAGGGTCATTCAGCGTGATCAGCCTAGCTGTCGATTTTGTGTTCTGATGGAGCAGGCCATGAGGTTTGTGAGGCTCATCGGATTTGCTCTAGCGGGGCTTGCCATGTGCACAGCCAGCGCTGCCATCAAGGCCGATGTGGTCGTGGTCGTTGCCACCTCCAATCCGGTAAAAACCCTGGCGCGCAATCAGGTTGCGGATATCTTCCTGGGCAAAACCAGCCGTTTTCCCGACGGCGGACAGGCCGTCCCGATTGATCAGACCGAAGATTCAACGACCCGCGATGAGTTTTACTCAACCTTCACCGGCAAGTCTGCGTCCCAGCTCAAGGCGCACTGGTCGAAAATCATTTTTACCGGCAGAGGACAGCCTCCGCAGGCTGTTTCAAGCAGCGCGGAAGTCAAGAAACGTATCGCGGAGAATCCCGAAACCATTGGCTACATCGACGCACGCGATGTGGACAGCAGCGTCAAGGCGCTACCGCTTGCCCCCCAATGAGTACCCGTTGTTCATCAGCCCGTTGGACCTCTACCTATCGGCCCCCGGATGAGCCGTCTGTGCTTGCAGCAATGCCTTGAACTGGTCGGCAGGCACCGGCCGGTTAAAGTAAAAACCCTGGAATTCGTCGCAGGCATTGTCCCGTAGAAAGTCGGCCTGTTCCTTGGTTTCCACGCCTTGGGCAACCACGGTCAGGCTGAGGGTCCTACCCATCGCAATAATGGCCTCGGTCAAGGCTTTGTCTTCCGAGACATCGCAGATATCACGAATAAACGAACGATCGATCTTGATGACGTCGAGGGGAAATTGCTTGAGTGCCGAGAGCGAAGAATAGCCGATACCGAAGTCATCGATGGCAATCCGGACCTTCAAGTCTTTAAGACCGATCAATACCTTCAATGCTCTTTTGGCATCTTGCATGAGCAGGCTTTCGGCAATTTCGAGTTCCAGCAGACCGGCGTCCATACCAGTTTCTGCCAGTATCGCGGCGAGATCCGTGAGTAAGTTCTCATCGGCAAACTGCCGCGCGGTCAGGTTCACGGCCATCCCCAAATGCGGCAGCCCCTGTTGTTGCCAGGTAACGTTTTGTCGGCAGGCGGTCTTGAGCACCCACTTGCCGATCGACACGATTAAGCCGGTCTCTTCCGCGACCGGAATAAATTGCATGGGCGCCACCACACCCAAATCGGGATGTTCCCAACGCAAGAGCGCTTCCATGCCCGTGATCTGGCCGCTGCGCACATCTCGCTTGGCCTGGTAGTGAAGTTGGAACTCCTCGCGCTCCAGGGCGTGGCGCAAACTCAACTCCAGCGTCAGCCGTTCCAGCGAGTCCGCATTCAGTTTCTCGGAATAGAATTGGAAGTTGTTCTTGCCTTGTTGCTTGGCCTGGTACATCGCAATATCGGCGTTTTTCTTGAGTGTCTGCTCGTCCAGGCCATCGCGAGGATAAACACTGATGCCGACACTGGCGGTGATACGGAACTCCTGACCGTGGAGGTTAAAGGGCCGGGCAATGGTCGACAGGATTTTCTGCGCGGTGACCGCCACGTACGAGTCCTCCGACAGCTCCGGCAGCAAGATCACGAATTCGTCGCCGCCTAATCGAGCTACGGTGTCACTGGCGCGCAGACAGGCCCGAAGGCGCAGTGCAACGGCTTGCAGCAGTTGGTCACCGGCATCATGCCCAAGCGTGTCATTGATTTGCTTGAAACGATCAAGGTCCAGGAAGAGCACCGCCAACTGCCGATCATATCGGCTTGCCTCGCGGATACTCTGAGCCAACATCTTGCTGAACAAACTACGATTAGGCAGCGACGTAAGACCGTCGTGATAGGCGAGATACTCGACACGTTCGGCGTAGGCTACTTTGGCTTCGGCGGCCCGCAAACGGCTTTGCACCAGTTGCCAGCTCATCCGACTCAGCAGACTGACCAACAACACCAGCAACAGGCTACCGCCCGCCGCCCGCCACAGGTAGGTATGCGCCTGCCGCGTCACCGCAGCCAGTTGCTCCTCCTCGGACAAGCCGACAATCACTGCCAATGGATAGTCGTAGAGTTGACGGGCGCTGGTGTAGCGCCGTACCCCGTCCCATCCATTGGTCGAGAGTAGCGCTTCAGTGTTTTCAGTGTCCGGCACCACCGCCGCGTAATCGACCGTATCGCCGGCTATTACCGCCTCCCCGGTACGCCGAACCCGGAAGATGCCATCGGTCCCCAGCAGCCCGAGCGTGCCCTGATCGCCGAGCTTCGAGGCGTCGTAGCTGCTGACGAAATACGCCGCGTCGACCTCGACCATTGCGATCCCAGAGAATGCGCCCCCCGCCGAATTGAGACGCCGGCTGAAGCGCAGCGTCCACTCGCCCGTCGCAGGATTTTTCCAGGGACGACTGATCGACAGGGTATTGTCGCGCCACCGCGTTTGCGCCTCATCCTGGGCGACGACAATGCCCACTTCACTCGCCTGCGTACTGGCGACCACCACACCGCTGGCGTCCACCACGCTGACGTCAAACAGGAAAGGGGGTGGCAATAACGCCCGCTCCTTGAGTTTTGGCAGCGGGTTTTGTTCCCCCTCGGACTCGTAAGTGTATTTGACGAGTTTGAGGGTCTGATCAATTTCACGCACGGCCCGCAGAATTTGCGCCTCGTACGTGGCGCCGATTTCCAGGCTTGCCGTGGCGGCGCCCTGTTGCGCGCGAACCTGTTCGACCTTGATCAGGTACAGGGTGCCCGCCCAGATGGCCAGCAACAGGAGCACCGTTAGCAGCGGAAATAAAATGTAGATTTCTTTGGCTTGGTCGAACCCGCGCCGAAACAGGCTATGGGTGGTAGCGGAAACGGAGTTTGCAGCATTGGCAATATCAGAGGCCGATCCCAATATATTCGACCGTTGGACCGGCATGATGTGCTCCCTGCATCGTTTCACTGCTGACGGCTTGCGGGCCTTTGACGCGGTAACGGCTCCTGGAGTTAATTGCTCCTGATCGGCCACGCGAAAGGATTCCGGCTCTGGTGAAAACTATAGACTACAAAGAGCGCCTGTCAGGCGAGAGCCTATTGGTTTGAGGTCAAAATCAGTATCCAAAGGCAAGATCAAGCAACCGCCTGCGCCACCTCAGTCATCCAATCACTTTCGCATACACCGATCTATCGACATTCCCACCCGACAGAATCACCCCCACCTTCCTCCCCTTCATCGCTTCACGCTCCTGCATGAGCGCTGCCAAAGCGGCCGCGCCAGCCCCTTCAGCGAGGTTATGGGTATCGGTGTAATACACACGCATGGCTTCGGTAATTTCCTGGTCGCTGACCGATACGATCCGTGTCGCAGCGGCCCCGTAGATGGCGAAGGCCTCGGCAATTGGCCTGCGCACGGCAAGGCCGTCAGCAAAGGTGTTGGCCGAGGCGGTTTCGCACAGGTCTCCCGTTTCAAACGATAACTTTGCCGCCATCGCCTCAGTGGACACCACACCCACTACCTGGGTTTTCAGGCCCAAGGCATCACGGGCGGCAATCACCGCACAAATCCCCGAGCCACAGCCAATCGGCACATAGACAGTGTCCAGGTCCGGCGCGGCCTTGAACAATTCAAAGGCATAAGTGGCCACGCCTTTGACCAACTCCATATGAAACGGTGGCACCAGGTAGAGGCCATGCACTTGCGCCAGGCGCGCAGCCTCCTCACGGGCCTCATCGAAATCGCGGCCGTACTCAATCACCTCGCCGCCAAAGCCGCGCATGGCGTTGTTCTTTTCGACGGAATTACGCTCCGGCACCACGATCAACGCCCGCAAACCCTGCGCCGTTGCCGACAGCGCCAGGCTCTGGCCATGGTTGCCACGGGTGGCGGTGACCACGCCTTTCACGTCCGGGTGGGTGCGTTTGAGCCAGTGCATGAAGGTGATACCACCGCGCACCTTGAAAGCACCGGTCGGGGTGTGGTTTTCGTGCTTGACCCACACCGTGCAACCCAGCCGTTCAGCCAGCAACGGCCAGGCGTATTGGGCGGTTGCCGGCATGACTTGATAGACATGATGCGCAGCTTGTTCAAGATCGTCGCGAGTCAGTGTGTGCATGAGTGACCTCCAGGTTTTGCCCAGTCTAGGCATGGGCGCCAGACGGCGGCTTTCAGAAAACTGACCTGACTTTTGTGCTCGCTCTTCTCTACTATGGTGTTCATGAGCCATCGAAACCGCCTGCCGCCATCGCGTCCATCCGAACCGGTCCGTCGTATCGAGGCTGGCCCATGGGCGATCGAATTGTTACCCGGCTGCGCCTACGCGGCCCGTTATGTCGCGACCCAGGCGGCGATTGGCTTTGCCTTTGACAGCCAGCGAGGCGTGCATGCCATTGGCAGCGACCGCGTGCAGCCCTTCGAGGCCATGCCCAATGGCCTGGCGTTCGTCCCGGCCGAGTGTGACGTGTTCTCCGAATCACCGGGGGGCGGTGAATACCTGCGGGTCATGCGTACAGACGGTTTTCCATTGGTAGGCGATCGGGCCTTCAACAATCGCATTGATCAACAGGCCATCGCCCTCGCCCGACGAATGCGCGGGGCACTGTTGCGGGCCTCCATCGAGGACGATTGGGAGGCCTGGGCACTCGGGCTGGCTGAACGGACGATGGATAACCTGGCGTTGTCGACCCCGCCCCCAGGGTCTATCACCGGCAACCGCATGCGTCTGCTCGATGAGTTCATCGACGCTGGCCTCGACGGCCCACTGAGTGTACCGGCCATGGCGGGATTGCTCGGATTGTCCGAAGGCTATTTCATGCGCGCCTTCAAGCATGCGACGGGCAAAAGCCCCCATAGCTACCTGATCGACCGACGCCTGGCCAAGGCCCGCGCCCTGATGCGTGATTCAACAGCCGGGTTGGCGCAGATCGCCCACACCTGCGGCTTTAACTCCCAGGCGCACATGGCGACTGTCTTCAGGCAGCGCCTTGGCGTCAGCCCGGGGCAGTTGCGTAGAAGTTCGAGGGACTAGGTGAGCAGCTGGCTTACGCAGGACCGGTTAACAACCCTCTACCTGTTTATTTTTTGATCGTCTGTTGAAACGCTCCAACCGCCTGGCCGCGACGCGGTTATCCACAGACATACTCACGGTTTTTCTGGATAACTATGGATGAGTGCAGCGACGCAAGTGCTTGAGCGTTCACTGTTTCCGGGTAGATTAAACCACCGTCGGAATGCATCGCTCCGGCCGGGGGCCGACGCTGGCTTGGGCCCTGTCCACCAGCCATTGCACCCACCTGGCATCCTGGTCATTGACCACGGCAAAACGGTTCGGCGGGAAAAAGGTCCAGTGATGGGCAATCTCTACAAGGCGCTTGAGTTCATCGGCGGACATCCAATACGGCGTCTGCGTCAACGGCATTGGCGCCCCGTCGAAACGCCGCCCCAGAGGTAGGTTGGTACCGGGGGCAAAGGCAAACGCCAGTTGTTGGCGGGGTTGCATCTGTTTGTCCAGCGCAGGCATTCGCCCGACCCGCTCGTAGGTGAAACTGCCCGGATATCCCTCCTTGAGCGCGAGCCAGTGGCCCGCAGCGGTCTTGGCCAGGACCCATTGCGACACACCGGAGTCTTGCATACGCTCAAGTTTGCCATTGGTCCACTGCATGAGGG includes:
- a CDS encoding putative bifunctional diguanylate cyclase/phosphodiesterase encodes the protein MPVQRSNILGSASDIANAANSVSATTHSLFRRGFDQAKEIYILFPLLTVLLLLAIWAGTLYLIKVEQVRAQQGAATASLEIGATYEAQILRAVREIDQTLKLVKYTYESEGEQNPLPKLKERALLPPPFLFDVSVVDASGVVVASTQASEVGIVVAQDEAQTRWRDNTLSISRPWKNPATGEWTLRFSRRLNSAGGAFSGIAMVEVDAAYFVSSYDASKLGDQGTLGLLGTDGIFRVRRTGEAVIAGDTVDYAAVVPDTENTEALLSTNGWDGVRRYTSARQLYDYPLAVIVGLSEEEQLAAVTRQAHTYLWRAAGGSLLLVLLVSLLSRMSWQLVQSRLRAAEAKVAYAERVEYLAYHDGLTSLPNRSLFSKMLAQSIREASRYDRQLAVLFLDLDRFKQINDTLGHDAGDQLLQAVALRLRACLRASDTVARLGGDEFVILLPELSEDSYVAVTAQKILSTIARPFNLHGQEFRITASVGISVYPRDGLDEQTLKKNADIAMYQAKQQGKNNFQFYSEKLNADSLERLTLELSLRHALEREEFQLHYQAKRDVRSGQITGMEALLRWEHPDLGVVAPMQFIPVAEETGLIVSIGKWVLKTACRQNVTWQQQGLPHLGMAVNLTARQFADENLLTDLAAILAETGMDAGLLELEIAESLLMQDAKRALKVLIGLKDLKVRIAIDDFGIGYSSLSALKQFPLDVIKIDRSFIRDICDVSEDKALTEAIIAMGRTLSLTVVAQGVETKEQADFLRDNACDEFQGFYFNRPVPADQFKALLQAQTAHPGADR
- a CDS encoding helix-turn-helix transcriptional regulator, producing the protein MVFMSHRNRLPPSRPSEPVRRIEAGPWAIELLPGCAYAARYVATQAAIGFAFDSQRGVHAIGSDRVQPFEAMPNGLAFVPAECDVFSESPGGGEYLRVMRTDGFPLVGDRAFNNRIDQQAIALARRMRGALLRASIEDDWEAWALGLAERTMDNLALSTPPPGSITGNRMRLLDEFIDAGLDGPLSVPAMAGLLGLSEGYFMRAFKHATGKSPHSYLIDRRLAKARALMRDSTAGLAQIAHTCGFNSQAHMATVFRQRLGVSPGQLRRSSRD
- a CDS encoding porin, with protein sequence MAKLNTLALAVVTLQASAVNAGAPDTSMFSLSTFGTVGIVHSSERKADFTSTIFKPNGAGHSRSWSADVDSLMGAQVIATFTPQLSAVVQVISEQRYDNSYRPFVEWANIKYQFTPDFSARVGRTVLPVFLLSDTRKVGYTLPWVRPPMEVYSLIPITSSDGVDLSYRFHVDELTNTVQGNYGQHDSRQPDGAGKAMARNLWGITNTTEFGALTTRITYMKTDLTVEQFNSLFDTFRAFGAEGNAIAKRYDSNDTPVGFFGIGASYDPGDWFVMSEWGRLDSRSALGTTSAWYVSGGYRVEAFTPYITYARSRTESETSASGLTVSTLPPAFAEAAVGLNGALNTILGSGEGRQTLSLGVRWDFTKNMDAKLQYDHTRLKGNSVGPLINPQPDFEPGGSFSVISLAVDFVF
- a CDS encoding ATP-binding protein, with translation MLIQQPNTARSAPGIENSPGAISVTTDKLFRRVFDQTKEAYILFPLLAVLLLLAIWTATLYLIKVEQIRAQQGAATASMEIGATYEAQMLRAIHEIDQTLKLVKYTYETEGERNPLPRLKERALLPPALVFDVSVVNPRGELVASTRGHESEKNADPDEQQALQNNDSLLISRPWKSPETGEWRLRFSRRLNAAGGAFSGIARVEVDAAYFVSSYDASKLGDQGALGLLGTDGIFRVRRTGEAVLAGDAVDYAAVVPDTENTEAVLSVNAWDGVRRYTSARQLYDLPLAVIVGLSEKEQLAAVTRQAHTYLWRAAGGSLVLVLLVGLLARMSWQLAQSRLRAAETQTQLAAVARQAGMAEIATNVLHNVGNVLNSVNISAELVTRKLRNSKALGLGKAVQLMNQHAEDLGDYISHDEKGKLLPGYLNQLVEALAVEQQSMTNELEQLSKSVDHIKEIVSAQQSYAGASSIAEAVQIKELIEDALRMNAGIIAARQITVVRDFAETPLLQLDKHRVLLILVNLIKNASSAMDDRLERSPQITLHSEVQQENTLAIKVIDNGEGIASENLTRIFAHGFTTRKDGHGFGLHSCVLAAMEMGGSLEAHSDGPGKGATFTLKLAI
- a CDS encoding threonine dehydratase; amino-acid sequence: MHTLTRDDLEQAAHHVYQVMPATAQYAWPLLAERLGCTVWVKHENHTPTGAFKVRGGITFMHWLKRTHPDVKGVVTATRGNHGQSLALSATAQGLRALIVVPERNSVEKNNAMRGFGGEVIEYGRDFDEAREEAARLAQVHGLYLVPPFHMELVKGVATYAFELFKAAPDLDTVYVPIGCGSGICAVIAARDALGLKTQVVGVVSTEAMAAKLSFETGDLCETASANTFADGLAVRRPIAEAFAIYGAAATRIVSVSDQEITEAMRVYYTDTHNLAEGAGAAALAALMQEREAMKGRKVGVILSGGNVDRSVYAKVIG
- a CDS encoding substrate-binding domain-containing protein; translation: MRFVRLIGFALAGLAMCTASAAIKADVVVVVATSNPVKTLARNQVADIFLGKTSRFPDGGQAVPIDQTEDSTTRDEFYSTFTGKSASQLKAHWSKIIFTGRGQPPQAVSSSAEVKKRIAENPETIGYIDARDVDSSVKALPLAPQ